In Bacteroides coprosuis DSM 18011, the following are encoded in one genomic region:
- a CDS encoding Xanthine/uracil/vitamin C permease (COGs: COG2233 Xanthine/uracil permease~InterPro IPR006043~KEGG: drm:Dred_1236 xanthine/uracil/vitamin C permease~PFAM: Xanthine/uracil/vitamin C permease~SPTR: Xanthine/uracil/vitamin C permease;~IMG reference gene:2504106672~PFAM: Permease family): MKFKYELDDKLAAFPLLMYGLQWFLVSIPMVLIIGAVVSHVQGLGAPDQTAYTQKLMAVMGLGLVAQVLIGHRLPVVIGPASVLLIGIIASGAENTPQIYTAIVIGGLFLFILYVSKLLSKLQFIFTTRIIVVIMALIAFTLSPVILNLVFSDGQAVFSLSFAIGMVILMTLANKLLKGVWNSTVVLLALLLGTGIYYASNGSPESLTVNTEASTLPFFNFPFEFNGGIILSFLFCYVALLVNELGSVQSVGQALKAKDMNKRSERSVGIAGVLNMLSGSIGVVGPVDYSMSLGLINATGCASRYALIPAGVGLFVCAFIPSIIGLFNFIPPVVMGSIMIYLMASQLSASFQMVATNDIVHHFNHGIIIGLPLMIALLISFMPEELNAQIPALIRPIVGNGFVMGVITVLILEHGIFRDKKPKKV, translated from the coding sequence ATGAAATTCAAATATGAATTAGATGATAAATTAGCAGCCTTTCCACTACTTATGTATGGTCTTCAGTGGTTTTTGGTTTCAATACCTATGGTATTAATTATTGGAGCGGTTGTCTCGCATGTACAAGGTCTTGGAGCACCAGACCAAACAGCATATACTCAAAAACTAATGGCTGTTATGGGTCTTGGTCTAGTTGCACAAGTTTTAATTGGACATAGACTACCAGTAGTAATAGGTCCAGCATCTGTTTTACTAATTGGTATTATTGCTTCGGGAGCAGAAAACACACCTCAAATTTATACCGCAATAGTGATAGGTGGGCTATTTTTATTTATCCTATATGTAAGTAAATTACTCTCTAAATTACAATTTATTTTTACAACGAGAATCATCGTTGTTATAATGGCTCTCATAGCCTTTACACTATCTCCAGTAATACTAAATCTTGTTTTCAGCGATGGACAAGCTGTCTTTTCTTTAAGCTTTGCTATAGGAATGGTAATCCTCATGACTCTAGCTAACAAGCTATTAAAGGGAGTATGGAATTCAACTGTTGTACTTTTAGCTTTACTTTTAGGTACAGGAATTTATTATGCTTCAAATGGATCACCAGAATCTCTAACCGTTAATACAGAAGCTTCAACTTTACCATTCTTTAACTTTCCCTTTGAGTTTAATGGAGGAATTATTCTATCCTTCTTATTTTGCTATGTAGCTCTTCTTGTTAATGAATTGGGTTCAGTCCAATCTGTGGGACAAGCTCTAAAAGCAAAAGACATGAATAAGAGAAGCGAAAGAAGTGTAGGAATTGCAGGGGTTTTAAATATGCTCTCAGGTTCTATTGGTGTAGTTGGTCCTGTAGACTATTCGATGAGTCTTGGACTCATTAATGCAACAGGATGCGCTTCTAGATACGCACTCATCCCGGCAGGAGTTGGATTGTTTGTATGTGCTTTTATACCTAGCATTATAGGTCTATTTAACTTTATTCCCCCAGTGGTTATGGGTAGTATTATGATTTATCTGATGGCTTCACAGTTATCTGCCTCGTTCCAGATGGTAGCAACAAATGATATTGTTCACCACTTTAACCATGGTATTATTATTGGCTTACCTTTAATGATAGCTCTTCTAATTTCTTTTATGCCAGAAGAGTTAAACGCTCAGATACCAGCCCTTATTAGACCAATTGTTGGTAATGGGTTTGTGATGGGTGTAATAACCGTTCTTATTTTAGAACACGGCATTTTTAGAGACAAGAAACCTAAAAAAGTGTAA
- a CDS encoding ybaK/ebsC protein (COGs: COG2606 conserved hypothetical protein~InterPro IPR007214:IPR004369~KEGG: bth:BT_0579 putative transcription regulator~PFAM: YbaK/aminoacyl-tRNA synthetase-associated domain~SPTR: Putative uncharacterized protein;~TIGRFAM: Prolyl-tRNA editing protein, YbaK/EbsC~IMG reference gene:2504106673~PFAM: YbaK / prolyl-tRNA synthetases associated domain~TIGRFAM: ybaK/ebsC protein), with product MKISKTNVARLLDKEKISYELIPYEVDEADLSAVHVAQGLGEDPHQVFKTLVLRGDKNGHFVCVIPGIEEVDLKLAAKESGNKKCEMLPMKELLPTTGYIRGACSPIGMKKPFPTYIDKHCDKFEHIYVSAGKRGLQIKIAPADLVKFVNAKVCLLFNTEND from the coding sequence ATGAAAATTAGTAAAACAAATGTTGCTCGATTATTAGATAAAGAGAAAATATCATATGAATTAATACCATATGAAGTTGATGAAGCAGATCTTAGTGCTGTACATGTAGCCCAAGGGTTAGGAGAAGATCCACATCAAGTGTTTAAAACGTTGGTTTTACGAGGGGATAAAAATGGACATTTTGTCTGTGTTATTCCTGGAATAGAAGAGGTTGACCTTAAATTAGCGGCAAAAGAGTCGGGAAATAAAAAGTGTGAAATGCTACCGATGAAAGAATTATTACCTACAACAGGGTATATTAGAGGAGCATGTTCGCCTATCGGTATGAAAAAACCTTTTCCTACTTATATAGATAAGCATTGTGATAAATTTGAACATATCTATGTAAGTGCGGGAAAGAGAGGGTTACAAATAAAAATAGCACCAGCAGATTTAGTAAAGTTTGTAAATGCTAAAGTTTGTTTACTATTTAATACCGAAAATGATTAA
- a CDS encoding amino acid/peptide transporter (COGs: COG3104 Dipeptide/tripeptide permease~InterPro IPR000109:IPR005279~KEGG: bth:BT_0580 putative H+/peptide symporter~PFAM: Oligopeptide transporter~SPTR: POT family protein;~TIGRFAM: Amino acid/peptide transporter~IMG reference gene:2504106674~PFAM: POT family) has translation MFKNHPKGLLPAALANMGERFGFYVMMALLTLFLQTKFGLDGKGAGIIYSSFYFLIYALALVGGIIADKTKNFKGTILAGLITMGLGYLLLSYPTPTPVPADKFYYYLGISCFALFVIAFGNGLFKGNLQALVGQMYDDEKHAPYRDAGFNIFYMFINIGSIFAPAMAVGIRNWWVLKNGFEYESSLPDLCHAFLRGDITAEGSVKLEQFAQQMNFSGTIDQFVNDYLNVFTTGFHYAFAIAIVAMAISLVIYLINKNGFPDPAKKAEDIANGNATKAPDMPIQEVRQRIYALLAVFAVVIFFWFSFHQNGLTLTFFAKDYTDLSGLNFNLGFTTLKGAELFQSINPFFVVFLTPIVMSVFAWLRSKGKEPSTAKKIAIGMGIAATAYVVMSLGSIGLPLKSEVEAMGGLDDVQRVSPWLLVLTYAILTTAELFISPLGISFVSKVAPPQFQGIMQGLWLLATGLGNQLLFIGAIFYNSIPLSYTWLIFVGACCISMLIMLFMLKWLERVSGETKEERLKAAKQ, from the coding sequence ATGTTTAAAAATCATCCTAAAGGACTGTTACCAGCTGCTTTAGCCAATATGGGCGAGCGTTTTGGTTTCTATGTCATGATGGCACTTCTAACTTTGTTTTTACAAACAAAATTTGGACTTGATGGAAAAGGTGCCGGTATTATCTATTCATCATTCTATTTTTTAATTTATGCACTTGCATTAGTTGGTGGTATAATCGCCGATAAAACGAAGAATTTTAAGGGAACAATTCTTGCCGGTCTTATCACCATGGGTTTAGGATATCTATTATTATCTTATCCTACACCAACACCTGTACCAGCTGACAAGTTTTACTATTATTTAGGTATCTCTTGTTTTGCTCTTTTTGTAATTGCCTTTGGTAATGGGTTATTTAAAGGTAACTTACAAGCACTTGTAGGCCAGATGTATGATGATGAGAAACATGCACCATATCGTGATGCAGGTTTCAATATCTTCTATATGTTTATTAATATAGGGTCTATATTTGCTCCAGCAATGGCTGTAGGTATTCGTAATTGGTGGGTATTGAAAAATGGTTTTGAGTATGAATCTAGTTTACCAGACCTTTGCCATGCGTTTCTAAGAGGAGACATTACTGCAGAAGGTTCTGTAAAATTGGAGCAATTTGCTCAACAAATGAATTTCTCTGGAACTATTGATCAATTTGTTAATGATTACCTAAACGTATTTACTACTGGTTTCCATTATGCTTTTGCTATTGCAATTGTAGCTATGGCTATCTCATTAGTTATTTATTTAATTAATAAGAATGGATTCCCTGATCCAGCTAAGAAGGCTGAAGATATCGCAAATGGTAATGCTACTAAAGCTCCAGATATGCCAATTCAAGAAGTTAGACAACGTATTTATGCTCTTTTAGCTGTATTTGCTGTTGTTATTTTCTTCTGGTTCTCTTTCCACCAAAATGGCTTAACATTAACATTCTTTGCTAAGGATTACACCGACTTGAGTGGCTTAAATTTCAATCTAGGCTTTACTACATTGAAGGGTGCTGAATTGTTCCAATCTATTAATCCTTTCTTCGTAGTATTCTTAACACCTATTGTTATGTCTGTGTTTGCATGGTTGCGTTCTAAAGGAAAAGAGCCATCCACAGCTAAGAAGATTGCGATAGGTATGGGTATTGCAGCTACAGCTTATGTTGTAATGTCTCTAGGTTCAATAGGTTTACCATTGAAATCAGAAGTTGAAGCTATGGGTGGACTTGACGATGTTCAGAGAGTTTCTCCTTGGTTACTTGTACTTACTTATGCTATCTTAACTACTGCAGAATTATTTATTTCACCTCTAGGTATCTCATTTGTATCTAAGGTAGCTCCTCCACAATTCCAAGGAATTATGCAAGGTCTATGGTTGTTGGCTACAGGTTTAGGAAACCAATTATTATTTATTGGTGCTATCTTCTACAATTCTATACCTCTATCATATACTTGGTTGATATTCGTAGGTGCATGTTGTATCTCAATGTTAATTATGCTATTTATGTTGAAATGGCTAGAAAGAGTTTCGGGCGAAACGAAAGAAGAAAGATTAAAAGCTGCTAAGCAGTAA
- a CDS encoding hypothetical protein (KEGG: bfs:BF2858 hypothetical protein~SPTR: Putative uncharacterized protein;~IMG reference gene:2504106675~PFAM: Protein of unknown function (DUF3127)), translating into MEFSGKVIAVLPVKSGTSKVGNPWMVQEYVVESNEMYPKKMCFDVFGEDKIKQFDIKMGEELTVSFDIDAREWQGRWFNSIRAWKVERGAAMPGQPLPPPAPTEAPDFLQGDNNDDLPF; encoded by the coding sequence ATGGAATTTAGTGGAAAAGTAATAGCTGTATTACCAGTTAAAAGCGGAACATCTAAAGTAGGCAACCCATGGATGGTACAAGAATATGTAGTTGAAAGCAACGAAATGTATCCTAAAAAAATGTGCTTTGATGTTTTCGGTGAAGACAAAATAAAACAGTTTGATATAAAAATGGGTGAAGAACTTACTGTTTCATTTGATATCGATGCTAGAGAGTGGCAAGGACGTTGGTTCAATAGTATTCGTGCATGGAAAGTAGAACGTGGTGCTGCAATGCCTGGCCAACCACTTCCTCCTCCAGCTCCAACAGAAGCTCCTGATTTCCTTCAAGGAGATAACAACGACGATCTTCCATTCTAA
- a CDS encoding DNA polymerase III, beta subunit (COGs: COG0592 DNA polymerase sliding clamp subunit (PCNA homolog)~InterPro IPR001001:IPR022634:IPR022637:IPR022635~KEGG: bfs:BF2857 putative DNA polymerase III beta chain~PFAM: DNA polymerase III, beta chain, N-terminal; DNA polymerase III, beta chain, central; DNA polymerase III, beta chain, C-terminal~PRIAM: DNA-directed DNA polymerase~SMART: DNA polymerase III, beta chain~SPTR: DNA polymerase III beta chain;~TIGRFAM: DNA polymerase III, beta chain~IMG reference gene:2504106676~PFAM: DNA polymerase III beta subunit, C-terminal domain; DNA polymerase III beta subunit, N-terminal domain; DNA polymerase III beta subunit, central domain~TIGRFAM: DNA polymerase III, beta subunit): MKFIVSSAALYSHLQAVSRVINSKNALPILDCFLFQLENGVLSVTVSDSETTMETSIDVIECVTEGKIAIAAKTLLDALKEIPEQPLTFSVDSSTLEVTVTYQNGQYSLMGQNADEYPQSAALNNESVKFTMSVDTLLAGINRTVYATADDELRPVMNGVYFDITTEDITMVASDGHKLVRCQVLDAKGNDRAAFILPKKPANLLKNILPKEQGEVEISFDERNAIFALGNYHMICRLIEGRYPNYNSVIPKDNPFKVTVDRVSFIGALRRVAIFSSQASSLVKLRLKDSSMNISAQDIDFSTSAEENLVCQYTGTDMSIGFKSTFLIDILSNISSDEVVIELADPSRAGVIIPVEQEEGEKLLTLLMPMMLND; encoded by the coding sequence ATGAAGTTTATCGTTTCGAGCGCTGCATTATATAGTCATTTACAAGCTGTAAGTCGCGTTATTAATAGTAAAAATGCATTACCTATATTGGATTGCTTCTTATTTCAACTTGAAAATGGTGTCCTTTCTGTAACGGTTTCTGACAGTGAAACAACTATGGAGACATCAATTGATGTTATTGAATGTGTAACTGAAGGGAAAATTGCTATTGCGGCAAAAACATTATTGGATGCATTAAAAGAAATACCTGAGCAACCTTTAACTTTCAGTGTTGATTCTTCTACTCTTGAGGTTACAGTTACTTATCAAAATGGACAGTATAGCTTAATGGGACAAAATGCAGATGAGTATCCTCAATCTGCAGCACTAAACAATGAATCTGTTAAATTTACTATGTCAGTTGATACTCTTTTAGCAGGTATTAATCGTACTGTATATGCTACAGCAGATGATGAATTACGCCCTGTAATGAATGGTGTGTATTTTGATATCACAACTGAAGATATTACTATGGTAGCCTCTGATGGTCATAAATTAGTACGCTGTCAGGTTCTTGATGCTAAAGGGAATGATAGAGCGGCTTTTATTTTACCTAAGAAACCAGCTAACTTATTAAAGAATATCCTACCAAAAGAACAAGGTGAAGTAGAGATTTCATTTGATGAGCGTAATGCTATTTTTGCGTTGGGTAATTATCACATGATCTGTCGCTTGATTGAAGGTAGATATCCAAATTACAACTCTGTGATACCGAAGGATAATCCTTTTAAAGTAACAGTAGATAGAGTTTCTTTTATAGGAGCTTTACGTCGTGTAGCTATTTTCTCTTCTCAAGCTAGTAGCTTAGTAAAACTAAGATTAAAAGATAGCTCAATGAATATTTCTGCTCAGGATATAGATTTTTCTACATCAGCAGAAGAAAATTTAGTATGCCAATATACAGGCACTGACATGAGTATTGGTTTTAAATCTACTTTCTTAATTGATATTTTATCTAACATATCTTCTGATGAAGTTGTGATAGAATTGGCTGATCCATCACGTGCTGGTGTGATTATTCCAGTGGAACAAGAAGAGGGAGAAAAACTACTTACATTATTAATGCCTATGATGTTAAACGACTAA
- a CDS encoding Exonuclease RNase T and DNA polymerase III (COGs: COG0847 DNA polymerase III epsilon subunit and related 3'-5' exonuclease~InterPro IPR006055:IPR013520~KEGG: bfs:BF2856 putative DNA polymerase III subunit epsilon~PFAM: Exonuclease, RNase T/DNA polymerase III~SMART: Exonuclease~SPTR: DNA polymerase III epsilon chain;~IMG reference gene:2504106677~PFAM: Exonuclease) encodes MKLNLKNPIVFFDLETTGTNINSDRIVEICYLKVHPNGNEESKTLRINPEMPIPAESSAIHGIFDEDIADCPTFKEVAKNIAKDIEGSDLAGFNSNRFDIPLLAEEFLRAGVDIDLSKRKFVDVQVIFHKMEQRTLSAAYKFYCDKNLEDAHSAEADTRATYEVLMAQLDRYDELKNDIAFLSDYSSYNNNVDLAGRMIFDENGVEVFNFGKYKGVPVSEVLQKDAGYFGWMLNSDFTLNTKAELTKIKLRELTGK; translated from the coding sequence ATGAAATTAAACTTAAAAAATCCTATTGTCTTTTTTGACTTAGAGACAACAGGTACTAATATAAACTCTGATCGTATCGTTGAAATATGTTACTTAAAAGTACATCCTAACGGTAACGAAGAGTCTAAAACATTGCGAATTAATCCGGAAATGCCAATACCTGCAGAGTCTTCTGCTATACATGGTATTTTTGATGAAGATATTGCAGATTGTCCAACTTTCAAAGAAGTAGCAAAAAATATAGCTAAGGATATTGAAGGTAGTGATTTAGCTGGTTTTAATTCAAATCGTTTTGATATTCCTCTTCTAGCAGAAGAATTTCTTCGTGCTGGTGTAGATATTGATTTAAGTAAACGAAAATTTGTAGATGTACAAGTGATTTTCCATAAGATGGAACAACGTACACTTTCGGCAGCTTACAAGTTCTATTGTGACAAAAATCTTGAAGATGCACACTCTGCTGAGGCCGATACAAGAGCTACTTATGAAGTATTAATGGCTCAATTGGATAGATATGATGAATTGAAAAATGACATTGCTTTTTTATCTGATTATTCTAGCTATAATAACAATGTGGATTTGGCTGGGAGAATGATCTTTGATGAAAATGGAGTAGAGGTATTCAATTTTGGTAAATACAAAGGTGTTCCAGTGTCAGAAGTACTTCAGAAAGATGCAGGTTATTTTGGCTGGATGTTGAATAGTGATTTTACATTGAATACGAAAGCTGAATTGACTAAAATAAAATTACGTGAATTAACAGGAAAATAA
- a CDS encoding phosphopantothenoylcysteine decarboxylase/phosphopantothenate/cysteine ligase (COGs: COG0452 Phosphopantothenoylcysteine synthetase/decarboxylase~InterPro IPR003382:IPR007085:IPR005252~KEGG: bfs:BF2855 DNA/pantothenate metabolism flavoprotein~PFAM: DNA/pantothenate metabolism flavoprotein, C-terminal; Flavoprotein~PRIAM: Phosphopantothenate--cysteine ligase~SPTR: Flavoprotein;~TIGRFAM: Bifunctional phosphopantothenoylcysteine decarboxylase/phosphopantothenate--cysteine ligase~IMG reference gene:2504106678~PFAM: DNA / pantothenate metabolism flavoprotein; Flavoprotein~TIGRFAM: phosphopantothenoylcysteine decarboxylase/phosphopantothenate--cysteine ligase, prokaryotic) codes for MLKGKKIILGITGSIAAYKACLIIRGLIKKGAEVQVVITPAGKEFITPITLSALTSKPVISEFFAQRDGTWNSHVDLGLWADAMLIAPATAATLGKMANGVADNMLITTYLSAKSQVFVAPAMDLDMFAHPSTHRNLDILRSYGTIIIEPTSGELASHLVGKGRMEEPDQIINVLERFFEKKADLAGKNILITAGPTYEQIDPVRFIGNYSSGKMGFAIAEECAERGAKVTLIAGPVQQKTTHANITRIDVRSAKDMHDEAVDAFPNMDVAILSAAVADYTPADVSATKMKRKDGIEMNLELKPTQDIAAKLGQMKTTKQHLVGFALETDHEEDHARKKLVKKNLDFIVLNSLQDKGAGFQCDTNKVSLIDASSRTDFPLKMKSEVAQDIVDRLVSIL; via the coding sequence ATGTTGAAAGGTAAAAAGATAATTCTAGGTATAACTGGAAGTATTGCAGCCTATAAAGCTTGTTTAATTATTCGTGGCTTAATAAAAAAAGGTGCAGAGGTTCAAGTTGTAATAACTCCTGCAGGGAAAGAGTTTATCACACCGATAACTCTTTCTGCTTTAACAAGTAAACCAGTTATTAGTGAGTTCTTTGCTCAACGAGATGGTACATGGAATAGTCATGTGGATTTAGGTTTGTGGGCTGATGCTATGCTTATTGCTCCAGCAACTGCAGCCACTCTTGGCAAAATGGCTAATGGGGTAGCTGATAATATGCTTATAACTACTTATCTATCGGCAAAATCTCAAGTATTCGTAGCCCCTGCTATGGATTTGGATATGTTTGCTCACCCATCAACTCATCGCAACTTAGATATTCTTCGCTCTTATGGGACTATTATTATAGAGCCTACATCGGGTGAGTTAGCTAGTCATTTAGTCGGAAAGGGGCGTATGGAAGAGCCTGACCAAATTATCAATGTTCTCGAAAGGTTTTTTGAAAAAAAAGCAGATTTAGCAGGTAAGAATATTCTGATAACTGCTGGACCTACTTATGAGCAGATAGACCCTGTGCGTTTTATTGGTAACTACTCTTCGGGTAAAATGGGATTTGCAATAGCAGAAGAATGTGCAGAACGTGGGGCTAAAGTAACATTAATTGCTGGACCAGTTCAGCAAAAAACTACACATGCTAATATTACTCGTATTGATGTGCGTTCAGCTAAAGATATGCATGATGAAGCAGTAGATGCTTTCCCTAATATGGATGTTGCTATACTCTCTGCTGCTGTTGCCGATTATACTCCAGCTGACGTGTCTGCTACTAAGATGAAAAGGAAAGATGGCATCGAAATGAATTTGGAATTAAAACCGACACAAGATATCGCAGCGAAACTAGGACAGATGAAAACCACAAAGCAACATTTGGTTGGGTTTGCCCTCGAAACAGATCATGAGGAAGATCATGCTCGAAAAAAGTTAGTTAAGAAGAACCTTGACTTTATCGTGCTCAACTCTCTTCAAGATAAAGGTGCTGGATTTCAGTGTGATACTAATAAAGTAAGTTTGATTGATGCTAGTAGTCGAACCGATTTCCCATTAAAAATGAAGTCTGAGGTGGCACAGGATATAGTTGATCGACTAGTTTCAATCTTATAA
- a CDS encoding DNA repair protein RecN (COGs: COG0497 ATPase involved in DNA repair~InterPro IPR003395:IPR004604~KEGG: bth:BT_1361 DNA repair protein RecN (recombination protein N)~PFAM: RecF/RecN/SMC~SPTR: DNA repair protein RecN;~TIGRFAM: DNA recombination/repair protein RecN~IMG reference gene:2504106679~PFAM: RecF/RecN/SMC N terminal domain~TIGRFAM: DNA repair protein RecN), producing MLRSLHIKNYALIEELHMNFDAGFSVITGETGAGKSIILGAINLLLGQRADVKSIRRGEKKCVIEAVFDISKYNMKSYFKENELEYDDECILRREVQSSGKSRAFINDSPSSVSQIRELGEQLIDIHSQHQNLLLNKEGFQLNVLDIIAGNEQILSEYVQVYTEWKALEKSLKKLTDLAEQSKADEDYIRFQLEQFAEANLKVGEKELLIQESETLEHAEDIKSSLYKLTQIFESDEVGLLALLKEGLLELNNLQNIYPEAEELAQRMESAVIELKDIAQEIADKSENVVYNPERLQEVENRLNIIYSLEQKHRVQSVEELMALEEDFVTRLNDITSYDERIEELTNQCAVAFDKAKSKAAQLSNSRKIAAIKIEKDLSSRLLPLGMPNVRFQIEIKQRETLSVHGEDSVSFLFSANKNGVLQNITSVASGGEIARVMLSIKAMIAGAVKLPTIIFDEIDTGVSGEIADRMADMMVEMGGLDRQVISITHLPQIAAKGSSHFKVYKLDNEEETISNIKKLNKEERIEEIANMLSGATLTDAALSNAKSLLGYK from the coding sequence ATGCTTCGCTCATTACATATAAAGAACTATGCATTGATAGAAGAACTGCATATGAATTTTGATGCTGGCTTCTCTGTTATAACAGGGGAAACTGGGGCAGGAAAATCTATCATACTAGGAGCTATAAATTTGCTTCTTGGTCAAAGAGCTGATGTGAAGTCTATTCGTCGTGGAGAAAAAAAATGTGTTATAGAAGCTGTATTTGATATCAGTAAATATAATATGAAATCCTATTTTAAGGAAAATGAATTAGAGTACGACGACGAATGTATATTGAGACGAGAGGTTCAATCTTCAGGAAAAAGTAGAGCATTTATTAATGATTCTCCTTCATCTGTTAGTCAGATAAGAGAGCTGGGAGAACAACTCATAGATATTCACTCTCAACATCAAAACCTATTGTTAAATAAAGAGGGTTTCCAACTGAATGTACTAGATATCATTGCTGGAAATGAGCAAATACTCTCAGAGTATGTACAGGTTTATACAGAGTGGAAAGCCCTAGAAAAATCATTAAAAAAGCTCACAGATTTAGCAGAGCAAAGTAAAGCGGATGAAGATTATATCCGTTTTCAGTTAGAGCAATTTGCTGAAGCTAATTTAAAGGTAGGTGAAAAAGAATTGTTAATTCAAGAATCGGAAACCTTAGAGCATGCAGAAGATATAAAATCATCTTTATATAAATTAACTCAAATATTTGAGTCTGATGAAGTTGGATTACTAGCTTTGCTGAAGGAAGGATTATTAGAATTAAATAATCTGCAAAATATTTATCCAGAAGCAGAGGAATTAGCACAACGTATGGAAAGTGCTGTTATTGAGTTGAAAGATATTGCTCAAGAAATAGCAGATAAAAGCGAAAATGTTGTCTATAATCCGGAGCGTTTGCAAGAGGTGGAAAATAGATTGAACATTATTTATTCATTAGAGCAAAAACATAGAGTCCAAAGTGTCGAAGAGCTTATGGCACTAGAGGAGGATTTTGTTACTCGCTTAAATGATATAACCTCTTATGATGAACGGATAGAAGAGCTAACGAATCAATGCGCAGTTGCCTTTGATAAAGCGAAGTCTAAAGCTGCACAGCTTTCAAATTCAAGAAAGATTGCTGCAATTAAAATTGAAAAAGACTTAAGCTCTCGTTTGCTCCCTTTGGGAATGCCTAATGTGCGTTTTCAAATAGAAATTAAGCAAAGAGAAACTTTAAGTGTGCATGGTGAGGATTCAGTGAGCTTCTTGTTTTCTGCTAATAAGAATGGGGTTTTACAAAATATCACATCTGTTGCGTCAGGAGGCGAGATTGCGCGTGTAATGCTTTCTATTAAGGCTATGATTGCGGGAGCAGTAAAACTACCTACTATTATTTTTGATGAAATAGATACGGGGGTTTCTGGAGAAATAGCTGATAGAATGGCCGATATGATGGTTGAGATGGGAGGCTTAGACAGACAAGTTATAAGTATAACTCACTTACCTCAAATTGCAGCTAAAGGATCTTCTCATTTTAAAGTTTATAAACTAGATAATGAGGAGGAAACAATTAGTAATATTAAGAAGTTAAATAAAGAAGAACGAATCGAAGAGATAGCTAATATGTTAAGTGGTGCTACTCTAACAGATGCCGCTCTTAGCAATGCAAAATCATTACTTGGGTACAAGTAG